The Syngnathus typhle isolate RoL2023-S1 ecotype Sweden linkage group LG3, RoL_Styp_1.0, whole genome shotgun sequence genome window below encodes:
- the gtpbp2b gene encoding GTP-binding protein 2b isoform X3 — protein MVDLGQAGSGDEEGKKTSKRSRTRRGKRGRRRRNNHKRKSNINNNKHETPPPFLPPEAEEGNIEYKLKLVNPSQNRFEHLATQLKWRLQEGRGEAVYQIGVEDNGLLVGLSRADMTASIGTLRKMADKVGADITLLRERQVDSDADGNARGIAEVLVRKVPDDQQFLDLRVAVLGNVDSGKSTLLGVLTQGELDNGRGRARLNLFRHLHEIQTGRTSSISFEILGFDSRGQVVNYSDSRSAEEICESSSKMITFIDLAGHHKYLKTTVFGLTSYCPDFAMLVVSANTGIAGTTREHLGLAMALKVPIFIVVSKVDVCSRGGVERTLRQLERLLKQPGCNKVPLVVRTADDAVAAAQQFAPAACVTPIFTLSSVSGKGLELLKVFLNILPPLSNSKQQEELMQQLTEFQVDEIYSVPDVGTVVGGTLYSGVCREGERLAVGPTDEGGFLRVKVLSIQRNRSTCRLLRAGQAATLALGNLDRTLLRKGMVMVSPKMKPTICRHFEAAVVLLFHAGTFRRGSQVTAHVGNVRQTAVVQRLHGKEELRTGERAVTGSHQGHRTRHAPPHRRKHPEPPEPELLG, from the exons ATGGTGGATTTGGGCCAGGCTGGCAGCGGCGACGAGGAAGGCAAGAAGACGTCGAAAAGGTCTCGAACGAGGCGAGGCAAACGAGGCCGCCGGCGTCGCAATAACCACAAGCGCAAGagcaacatcaacaacaacaagcacGAAACACCGCCGCCATTTCTACCACCAGAG GCTGAAGAAGGAAACATTGAATACAAG CTCAAGCTGGTCAACCCCTCCCAGAACCGCTTTGAGCACCTGGCCACGCAGCTCAAGTGGCGTCTTCAGGAAGGCCGCGGTGAGGCCGTCTACCAGATCGGCGTGGAGGACAACGGGCTGCTGGTGGGTCTGAGCCGAGCCGACATGACGGCCTCCATCGGAACCTTGCGCAAGATGGCCGACAA GGTGGGTGCTGACATCACCCTGCTGCGGGAGCGTCAGGTGGACTCAGACGCTGACGGGAACGCACGAGGGATCGCCGAGGTCCTGGTGCGGAAGGTTCCGGATGACCAGCAG TTCCTAGACCTGCGCGTGGCCGTGCTGGGCAACGTGGACTCGGGGAAGTCCACGCTGCTGGGCGTGCTGACGCAGGGCGAGCTGGACAACGGGCGAGGCCGAGCGCGCCTCAACCTCTTCAGGCATCTCCACGAGATCCAGACGGGACGCACGTCCAGCATCAGCTTTGAGATCCTGGGCTTTGACAGCAGAGGACAA GTGGTCAACTACAGCGACTCGCGCAGCGCTGAGGAGATCTGCGAGAGCTCCTCCAAGATGATCACCTTCATCGACCTGGCGGGACATCACAAGTACCTGAAGACCACCGTCTTTGGACTCACCAGCTACTGCCCGGACTTTGCCATGCTGGTGGTCAGCGCCAACACCGGCATTG CCGGTACCACCAGGGAGCATCTGGGCCTGGCCATGGCGCTGAAGGTTCCCATCTTCATCGTGGTCAGCAAAGTGGACGTGTGCTCGCGGGGGGGCGTGGAGCGAACGCTCAGGCAACTGGAGCGACTCCTCAAGCAGCCGGGCTGCAACAAGGTCCCGCTGGTCGTCCGTACGGCCGACGACGCCGTCGCCGCCGCGCAGCAGTTTGCCCCCGCCGCCTG cgtgACGCCCATCTTCACCTTGTCCAGTGTGTCAGGAAAAGGTCTGGAGCTGCTCAAGGTCTTCTTGAACATTCTTCCTCCTctcagcaacagcaaacagCAGGAGGAACTCATGCAGCAGCTCACCGAGTTCCAG GTGGACGAGATCTACTCTGTTCCCGACGTGGGGACGGTGGTAGGGGGGACCTTGTACAG CGGCGTGTGCcgcgaaggcgagcgtctggcgGTGGGCCCGACGGACGAGGGCGGCTTCCTGCGCGTGAAGGTTCTGTCCATCCAGAGGAACCGCTCCACctgcaggctgctgagggcgGGGCAGGCGGCCACGCTGGCGCTGGGCAACCTGGACAGGACGCTGCTGCGCAAG GGCATGGTGATGGTGAGTCCCAAGATGAAGCCCACCATCTGTCGCCACTTTGAGGCGGCCGTGGTTCTCCTCTTCCACGCCGGGACCTTCCGCCGCGGCTCGCAGGTCACGGCGCACGTGGGCAACGTCAGGCAGACGGCCGTCGTGCAAAGGCTGCACGGGAAG GAGGAGCTGAGGACGGGCGAGCGAGCCGTG ACAGGGAGTCACCAAGGGCATAGGACACGTCACGCGCCTCCTCACCGCAGAAAACATCCAGAACCACCAGAACCAGAACTACTAGGATAG
- the gtpbp2b gene encoding GTP-binding protein 2b isoform X1, with amino-acid sequence MVDLGQAGSGDEEGKKTSKRSRTRRGKRGRRRRNNHKRKSNINNNKHETPPPFLPPEAEEGNIEYKLKLVNPSQNRFEHLATQLKWRLQEGRGEAVYQIGVEDNGLLVGLSRADMTASIGTLRKMADKVGADITLLRERQVDSDADGNARGIAEVLVRKVPDDQQFLDLRVAVLGNVDSGKSTLLGVLTQGELDNGRGRARLNLFRHLHEIQTGRTSSISFEILGFDSRGQVVNYSDSRSAEEICESSSKMITFIDLAGHHKYLKTTVFGLTSYCPDFAMLVVSANTGIAGTTREHLGLAMALKVPIFIVVSKVDVCSRGGVERTLRQLERLLKQPGCNKVPLVVRTADDAVAAAQQFAPAACVTPIFTLSSVSGKGLELLKVFLNILPPLSNSKQQEELMQQLTEFQVDEIYSVPDVGTVVGGTLYSGVCREGERLAVGPTDEGGFLRVKVLSIQRNRSTCRLLRAGQAATLALGNLDRTLLRKGMVMVSPKMKPTICRHFEAAVVLLFHAGTFRRGSQVTAHVGNVRQTAVVQRLHGKEELRTGERAVVTFCFLKHPEYLRTGAKLLFRQGVTKGIGHVTRLLTAENIQNHQNQNY; translated from the exons ATGGTGGATTTGGGCCAGGCTGGCAGCGGCGACGAGGAAGGCAAGAAGACGTCGAAAAGGTCTCGAACGAGGCGAGGCAAACGAGGCCGCCGGCGTCGCAATAACCACAAGCGCAAGagcaacatcaacaacaacaagcacGAAACACCGCCGCCATTTCTACCACCAGAG GCTGAAGAAGGAAACATTGAATACAAG CTCAAGCTGGTCAACCCCTCCCAGAACCGCTTTGAGCACCTGGCCACGCAGCTCAAGTGGCGTCTTCAGGAAGGCCGCGGTGAGGCCGTCTACCAGATCGGCGTGGAGGACAACGGGCTGCTGGTGGGTCTGAGCCGAGCCGACATGACGGCCTCCATCGGAACCTTGCGCAAGATGGCCGACAA GGTGGGTGCTGACATCACCCTGCTGCGGGAGCGTCAGGTGGACTCAGACGCTGACGGGAACGCACGAGGGATCGCCGAGGTCCTGGTGCGGAAGGTTCCGGATGACCAGCAG TTCCTAGACCTGCGCGTGGCCGTGCTGGGCAACGTGGACTCGGGGAAGTCCACGCTGCTGGGCGTGCTGACGCAGGGCGAGCTGGACAACGGGCGAGGCCGAGCGCGCCTCAACCTCTTCAGGCATCTCCACGAGATCCAGACGGGACGCACGTCCAGCATCAGCTTTGAGATCCTGGGCTTTGACAGCAGAGGACAA GTGGTCAACTACAGCGACTCGCGCAGCGCTGAGGAGATCTGCGAGAGCTCCTCCAAGATGATCACCTTCATCGACCTGGCGGGACATCACAAGTACCTGAAGACCACCGTCTTTGGACTCACCAGCTACTGCCCGGACTTTGCCATGCTGGTGGTCAGCGCCAACACCGGCATTG CCGGTACCACCAGGGAGCATCTGGGCCTGGCCATGGCGCTGAAGGTTCCCATCTTCATCGTGGTCAGCAAAGTGGACGTGTGCTCGCGGGGGGGCGTGGAGCGAACGCTCAGGCAACTGGAGCGACTCCTCAAGCAGCCGGGCTGCAACAAGGTCCCGCTGGTCGTCCGTACGGCCGACGACGCCGTCGCCGCCGCGCAGCAGTTTGCCCCCGCCGCCTG cgtgACGCCCATCTTCACCTTGTCCAGTGTGTCAGGAAAAGGTCTGGAGCTGCTCAAGGTCTTCTTGAACATTCTTCCTCCTctcagcaacagcaaacagCAGGAGGAACTCATGCAGCAGCTCACCGAGTTCCAG GTGGACGAGATCTACTCTGTTCCCGACGTGGGGACGGTGGTAGGGGGGACCTTGTACAG CGGCGTGTGCcgcgaaggcgagcgtctggcgGTGGGCCCGACGGACGAGGGCGGCTTCCTGCGCGTGAAGGTTCTGTCCATCCAGAGGAACCGCTCCACctgcaggctgctgagggcgGGGCAGGCGGCCACGCTGGCGCTGGGCAACCTGGACAGGACGCTGCTGCGCAAG GGCATGGTGATGGTGAGTCCCAAGATGAAGCCCACCATCTGTCGCCACTTTGAGGCGGCCGTGGTTCTCCTCTTCCACGCCGGGACCTTCCGCCGCGGCTCGCAGGTCACGGCGCACGTGGGCAACGTCAGGCAGACGGCCGTCGTGCAAAGGCTGCACGGGAAG GAGGAGCTGAGGACGGGCGAGCGAGCCGTGGTAACCTTTTGCTTCCTCAAACATCCCGAATATCTTCGGACCGGCGCCAAACTTCTCTTCAGACAGGGAGTCACCAAGGGCATAGGACACGTCACGCGCCTCCTCACCGCAGAAAACATCCAGAACCACCAGAACCAGAACTACTAG
- the gtpbp2b gene encoding GTP-binding protein 2b isoform X2, with the protein MVDLGQAGSGDEEGKKTSKRSRTRRGKRGRRRRNNHKRKSNINNNKHETPPPFLPPEAEEGNIEYKLKLVNPSQNRFEHLATQLKWRLQEGRGEAVYQIGVEDNGLLVGLSRADMTASIGTLRKMADKVGADITLLRERQVDSDADGNARGIAEVLVRKVPDDQQFLDLRVAVLGNVDSGKSTLLGVLTQGELDNGRGRARLNLFRHLHEIQTGRTSSISFEILGFDSRGQVVNYSDSRSAEEICESSSKMITFIDLAGHHKYLKTTVFGLTSYCPDFAMLVVSANTGIAGTTREHLGLAMALKVPIFIVVSKVDVCSRGGVERTLRQLERLLKQPGCNKVPLVVRTADDAVAAAQQFAPAACVTPIFTLSSVSGKGLELLKVFLNILPPLSNSKQQEELMQQLTEFQVDEIYSVPDVGTVVGGTLYSGVCREGERLAVGPTDEGGFLRVKVLSIQRNRSTCRLLRAGQAATLALGNLDRTLLRKGMVMVSPKMKPTICRHFEAAVVLLFHAGTFRRGSQVTAHVGNVRQTAVVQRLHGKVPAAPAGRAVHQNLGWTGSHQGHRTRHAPPHRRKHPEPPEPELLG; encoded by the exons ATGGTGGATTTGGGCCAGGCTGGCAGCGGCGACGAGGAAGGCAAGAAGACGTCGAAAAGGTCTCGAACGAGGCGAGGCAAACGAGGCCGCCGGCGTCGCAATAACCACAAGCGCAAGagcaacatcaacaacaacaagcacGAAACACCGCCGCCATTTCTACCACCAGAG GCTGAAGAAGGAAACATTGAATACAAG CTCAAGCTGGTCAACCCCTCCCAGAACCGCTTTGAGCACCTGGCCACGCAGCTCAAGTGGCGTCTTCAGGAAGGCCGCGGTGAGGCCGTCTACCAGATCGGCGTGGAGGACAACGGGCTGCTGGTGGGTCTGAGCCGAGCCGACATGACGGCCTCCATCGGAACCTTGCGCAAGATGGCCGACAA GGTGGGTGCTGACATCACCCTGCTGCGGGAGCGTCAGGTGGACTCAGACGCTGACGGGAACGCACGAGGGATCGCCGAGGTCCTGGTGCGGAAGGTTCCGGATGACCAGCAG TTCCTAGACCTGCGCGTGGCCGTGCTGGGCAACGTGGACTCGGGGAAGTCCACGCTGCTGGGCGTGCTGACGCAGGGCGAGCTGGACAACGGGCGAGGCCGAGCGCGCCTCAACCTCTTCAGGCATCTCCACGAGATCCAGACGGGACGCACGTCCAGCATCAGCTTTGAGATCCTGGGCTTTGACAGCAGAGGACAA GTGGTCAACTACAGCGACTCGCGCAGCGCTGAGGAGATCTGCGAGAGCTCCTCCAAGATGATCACCTTCATCGACCTGGCGGGACATCACAAGTACCTGAAGACCACCGTCTTTGGACTCACCAGCTACTGCCCGGACTTTGCCATGCTGGTGGTCAGCGCCAACACCGGCATTG CCGGTACCACCAGGGAGCATCTGGGCCTGGCCATGGCGCTGAAGGTTCCCATCTTCATCGTGGTCAGCAAAGTGGACGTGTGCTCGCGGGGGGGCGTGGAGCGAACGCTCAGGCAACTGGAGCGACTCCTCAAGCAGCCGGGCTGCAACAAGGTCCCGCTGGTCGTCCGTACGGCCGACGACGCCGTCGCCGCCGCGCAGCAGTTTGCCCCCGCCGCCTG cgtgACGCCCATCTTCACCTTGTCCAGTGTGTCAGGAAAAGGTCTGGAGCTGCTCAAGGTCTTCTTGAACATTCTTCCTCCTctcagcaacagcaaacagCAGGAGGAACTCATGCAGCAGCTCACCGAGTTCCAG GTGGACGAGATCTACTCTGTTCCCGACGTGGGGACGGTGGTAGGGGGGACCTTGTACAG CGGCGTGTGCcgcgaaggcgagcgtctggcgGTGGGCCCGACGGACGAGGGCGGCTTCCTGCGCGTGAAGGTTCTGTCCATCCAGAGGAACCGCTCCACctgcaggctgctgagggcgGGGCAGGCGGCCACGCTGGCGCTGGGCAACCTGGACAGGACGCTGCTGCGCAAG GGCATGGTGATGGTGAGTCCCAAGATGAAGCCCACCATCTGTCGCCACTTTGAGGCGGCCGTGGTTCTCCTCTTCCACGCCGGGACCTTCCGCCGCGGCTCGCAGGTCACGGCGCACGTGGGCAACGTCAGGCAGACGGCCGTCGTGCAAAGGCTGCACGGGAAGGTACCCGCCGCGCCTGCGGGCCGGGCCGTCCATCAAAATCTTGGTTGG ACAGGGAGTCACCAAGGGCATAGGACACGTCACGCGCCTCCTCACCGCAGAAAACATCCAGAACCACCAGAACCAGAACTACTAGGATAG